ATAAAATTCCTATTGATTATGTTAAGGGAGTAGAATATTATACTGTTATCAGTTTACCTTATTCGGGGACATACACATATCGTTTTGCGGCAAAAGATAGAAATGGAGTATTAGCCCTTGGAACACCGACTCAAGAATATATTGGGCCTATATTGACCGGGGTTGATGCTCCTGTCGCACCGCTCTTGTTATGGACAGGTGAAAGGAACTATCTGTATGATGGGTTAGACCCAGAACAAGGTGAGCCTAATAGCACTATATTTACCTATAGAGTAAAATATAGTGATGGGAATAATGAGGCACCATTAGCCGGATATCCACGGGTAAAAATTAAGACCACAGGAGGAACAGAGACAATCTTATCGTTAACCAGAGTAAGTCCCGCAACGGTTACTTATGCGGCGGGTGTCCTATATGAAACAAGGACTACTTTACCTGTACCTACAGGTGTCTATACCTATCAATTTGAAGCAAAAGATATAACAGGATTGACAGCCAGGGGTGCAGGGACTCAAGTGAAGATAGCACCTGCTGTTAATAGTGCACCAGTATTATCTAATGGTACGGTGAATCCAACTAATGGTAATGTAAGCACCCTGTATACTTTCTCAGTTAGATATCAAGATTCAGAAGGGTATGTGCCTTATCCTGGCTATCCGAAGGTTCATATATTAATTGGTGGAGTAGATATTCCAGGAAGTCCAATTATACTACCTTATCATGATGGAGGAAATATTAGTTCTGGTAGGGTATATTCTAATCCTATAACACTTTCATATAATAACTCAAATTATTCCTACTATTTTGAAGCAATGGATATATATCGGAAGATGGCAACACCTACTTCTACTTATTATGGTCCTGTAGTTACTGGTGGAGGTAATTGTGGACCAGAATTATTATGGGTAGGGACAGGTGGTTATGTATCTGATGGATTAGAGCCGGAAATAGGAACAAGAGGAACTATCTTTACCTTCAAAGTTAGATATCGTGATTTGAATAATGACCAGCCAAAACCTGGCTATCCTCAGGTGCACATTAAAACAAATGAGGGAACTTACACCAGTTTAAAGATGAATTTTGAGGAGGGAGTAGTTAGTTGTGGGGTATATATGGCTACTACTACTTTATCCAGAATTACAAATTACA
The window above is part of the bacterium genome. Proteins encoded here:
- a CDS encoding T9SS type A sorting domain-containing protein, with translation KIPIDYVKGVEYYTVISLPYSGTYTYRFAAKDRNGVLALGTPTQEYIGPILTGVDAPVAPLLLWTGERNYLYDGLDPEQGEPNSTIFTYRVKYSDGNNEAPLAGYPRVKIKTTGGTETILSLTRVSPATVTYAAGVLYETRTTLPVPTGVYTYQFEAKDITGLTARGAGTQVKIAPAVNSAPVLSNGTVNPTNGNVSTLYTFSVRYQDSEGYVPYPGYPKVHILIGGVDIPGSPIILPYHDGGNISSGRVYSNPITLSYNNSNYSYYFEAMDIYRKMATPTSTYYGPVVTGGGNCGPELLWVGTGGYVSDGLEPEIGTRGTIFTFKVRYRDLNNDQPKPGYPQVHIKTNEGTYTSLKMNFEEGVVSCGVYMATTTLSRITNYTYYIEAFEDNPENNSIRLPLKVEMKGPRVTNAPILTWTGESGFESDGVNPDYGTVNSSSFTYKVRYYDTDGNLPKYVHLWIYKDGKRIFGSPFPMGFVPTSGNLADGDYYANISFTESGTYSYLIEAKEKLGINLNPLEIGSESPSAKTATLEAIGDPSLVGEFSPSQVDIFGDLGEDELIMVIWADGVSAVGPATLEMVGPIVKTEQQQNREIKLPPPTPQIQITDLQSVYCYPNPTKKGEITFANLPQNRLIKIRIFNIVGELVYEEEREANSGGKIIWTCRNSANERVASGIYIYILTDRIGNMKRGKLGIIR